GGGAAATTGTGCAGCATGTTTATACTTACCATCACGAGGATGCATATCCAGGAAAAAGCGACCAATTAACTTTTCACCATCATATATTTCATAAGCTTCTACAGATTCATGCCAAGTAGCTACCTCTCTCGGTTGAATACGAACCTGGAATAAATCTTGTACAATTTCAAATAATCCATCACGTACTTTAGGATAACTAAAATATTCACGCACTTGTTTAGAATCTAAATTAAACTCTGTCGTTTTTATTTTATCTTCTAAGTAACTATCCTGCCAAGGATTGACTTTCTCTGCATCACTATTCGTTTTTTGTAGAAAAGCCAGCATTTTTCTATAATCTTTCTCCTTACCCGGTTTAGCTAATTGTGCAACATCATTAAACAGTTTAGTGACTCGAGTAGGCGTACCAGCCATTTTGTCAGAGGTGATATATTCAGCAAAATTATTATAACCAAGTAATTGTGCTAACTCATGGCGTTTTTGTATTAGCTGAGTTAAAACAGTAACATTGGCAGGGTAACCCCGTTGATTATACTTTAAAAACAACTGTTTTCGTAAGTCATCACTCTCAGCATATCTCATAAATGGCTTATAATCCGTATACTGAGTTGTTATTCTAATTTTTCCATCATCACCTGGCTGATGGCTATCAATATAGTCCTGAGGCAACCCTTGAAGTTGTTCGATAGAGTCTACTAATAGAGCCTTTACATCTTCACGAATATTTTTATCAAACTGTAAACCCGTCTCAGCAATTTCTTTTAGGATATTTTTTATTGTTTCTCTTGTTTCTGCATCTTTATCAACGCCAGAAAGTTTAAATCTATTAACTAAAATAGTATGATACCGTTTAGTTTCATCATCTGCTTCAGAAACATCTACAGCTAATAACGCGTTATAAACAGCTTGAGATAATGCTATTTCATTTGAAAGACTGACAAATTCTTTCACACAATTATTTGCATAACTTCTTACATCAGTATTGGGATGAGTTGCTCCATATAATTGAGCATGCGCATAGGCGTCAGTCATTTTTATTTCAAGCTGATTATACGGTTCTAAAAAGCTACTAACTGTTTTCTCACCTTCAATTGCCTTTAATTGGTTATATAAACGTCTATTCTCTGCTAGTTTGCTACTACAAAAGGCTTGAATTGCTTCTAGTGCAGCATTTTCTTCTGTTGCTACTTCAGCCGATAGGCTAGCACAGCCCATCATAAAAAAAAGTGGTAATGATAGTTTTACTGTTTTTTTCATAACAAAATATCTATATTTAACTGTGAGTTCCCGTATTAATAACTAGTCAACTATATACAACTATTGACTTGGATCAGTATAAGTCATGCATCTTATGATGTATATCAAAAATAAACAGTGCATTTTTTAGAACAAACGTCATATTTAACTGAAAGGTCAGCTTCATAGGACTAAATGGTATGATTGAAAATTTTGCTGGTCGTATCGAACAATATTATTAAGTAATACTGTTCGCGATCCATGAGTTTATTATTGAAATTTAAATACTAACGACTCTTTGGAAGCTCACTGCTTTTTCATCTCTAAGAGTTAACTTCAAAACTATAGTTAGTTGACTCCTTCATTAAAGATAAAAGATGTAGCATTAAAAAAACAGGCCCCCGAAAATCCAAAGGCCTACTCCTACACGTTTAGAAGATATTACACCCTCACATAGACATAACTCGTCCTATTTCTTACCATTAAAAAAGGCTTACCATGTTGTGGTAAGCCTTTTTTATCAATGACTGATTAAGCGGGTTTATTTACTTTGCCAACTAGCAGCTAATATCGGATTTATAGCCGCTTGTACCTCAGGTGCTAAGTTACCATCAGCGGTTTCATAATTATTAAAACCAGCCATAGCCTGCACCAAACTATCAACGTTATCAGCAGATAATACGGCATTTTCTGTTTCAAGTTTATCCAGGCGATAGGCTTCATCAGCAAACCAATTTTGGATAGTCACTTGATCATTAGAGCCTATAACATCCACTTTTAGGTCATCGCCTTCCTGAGTCAACCATAATTTATCTTTTGCTATTCCCGACAAGTTCAGTACATCAATATCCTGATCTGGTGTAGTGGTTAGGTTGTTGATCAGGTCTTGGCCGTCACCTGCCTTAAACTGATAAGTGTCATGCCCCGAGCCACCCAATAGAACATCATCCCCCTTACCACCAGCCAGTACATCATTACCAGCCCCTGCTTCCAACCAATCTGCACTATTTGACCCAGTAATGGCTTCATTTACACCATCACCTTTAAATACCACAGAGTAATCAGTTTCATTGGGTAACCCCTGGTAATTCGGTGATTTCACTGGGTTAGGATTATCAATACCAAAAGCCTGGAACACTTGTTGTGCAGTTAACTGTCCACCACCAGAAAATGTCATGGTGTCAACCACATTATCGCCACCCAAGAAAAAGTCCTTAATAATTAGCTTATCGGCAGCGCCTTTAATACCCAGTT
This genomic interval from Spartinivicinus ruber contains the following:
- a CDS encoding M3 family metallopeptidase, with the protein product MKKTVKLSLPLFFMMGCASLSAEVATEENAALEAIQAFCSSKLAENRRLYNQLKAIEGEKTVSSFLEPYNQLEIKMTDAYAHAQLYGATHPNTDVRSYANNCVKEFVSLSNEIALSQAVYNALLAVDVSEADDETKRYHTILVNRFKLSGVDKDAETRETIKNILKEIAETGLQFDKNIREDVKALLVDSIEQLQGLPQDYIDSHQPGDDGKIRITTQYTDYKPFMRYAESDDLRKQLFLKYNQRGYPANVTVLTQLIQKRHELAQLLGYNNFAEYITSDKMAGTPTRVTKLFNDVAQLAKPGKEKDYRKMLAFLQKTNSDAEKVNPWQDSYLEDKIKTTEFNLDSKQVREYFSYPKVRDGLFEIVQDLFQVRIQPREVATWHESVEAYEIYDGEKLIGRFFLDMHPRDGKYKHAAQFPYKTGIADQQVPEAVLVCNFTKDGKALMLHSQVRTFFHEFGHLIHTLFSGEHKWAGISGIKTERDFVEAPSQMLEEWIWDKEVLQTFATNEQGEVIPDTLVAKMNQARSFKLGMDTMQQLYYGALSLNLYNQNPADYNIAQLNQTLANEYSPYGYTEGTHLYTWFGHLNGYSAMYYTYQWSKAIAADMLTKFKAEGLTNTQVAAEYREKVLSQGGAKPAARLVQDFLGREYSFEAYANQLNASQN